GATTTGGATCTGGATTCAACAACTCATTGATCAGGTTCAGGAATAGTAATGAGGGAGGAACAAAGTATGAGCTGAGCAAAAGCAAGAGAGCcttgttttcttatgaaaCTGATTCATGTGCAGACACAAACAGCAAGATTCATCATAGGTTCAAAGATAGCAAATCCTCAATGGTTAAGAAAGAAGGTGGTGAGAAGGTGAAGAGCAAAGGTCATGAGTGCCCAATTTGCTTCAGGATGTTCAAATCAGGCCAAGCTTTAGGTGGTCACAAGAGATCACATTCCATTGCAAACCACGCAGCTGAAATGCGTAACCAAATCGATCTCTATCTTCCTGTTTCGGATACTGATGAATGAATCAGAACCTGAGAACTATAGTTCTCTCTGATAGTATTTCATCCccactttttgtttgttttctttgctcCACATTTTAGAACTagatcaaaagttttttttgatttgttcATATAAAGTTTGCTTATCACTTAGAGCCAATTCTTTGCTTTATGAACTCAAGTattgatgtatatattatcttcAGCTTTTTAGGGACCTTTCATGTTTCTTACTGATTACTGAGATTCATTCTTCTTGTCTTCAAAGAAAGCTGttacttttaaagtttttttttcctttttcgaGCTTTCACCTATAAGACTTCCTCTGTATTCATATTAGCACAATCAAAGTCAAGACTACAAGAGCCATTGTCTATTGCTTTTatgatgatgttttggttCTAACATAAAAAGGGAGAGAGTTGTGTTCAAGTTAAAGTTGTTGATTCAATTGAAAGGAggaaaagcaaaataaataaatcccAAATTTGGTAACTTTACTAATTTATAGGTAGTTGGGTTTAGATAGACTCCTATTGGGCCTGTTAAGGCCTTTAAACTATAGAAGCCGATAAAGACCCAGGAGTTAACTTGAGAGTCACGAAACCACTCAAATACACGTTCTTGTTTATCTTGTGTACGTAATTACTACATAAACCCATTATTTTGTACGTATAACGTATTGTATGAAAAAGCTaaagaaagtgaaataaaTCTAGGATCgaaatgtatataataaagttCACGGGTTGGTATTTATGTCAATGAAAACGAACTAAGCGAAGGAcccacttttttttgtataaccAGTTTTGCCCTCTCATTTACTAAAACTAACCGTCATAACATCGATTCATGTGCTTCTTCTGTGTTGCATTTATATCCCAATTTGCTTCCACCAAATATCTTCCCTCTCTCGATtttaaacttcttcttctccaagaccacttctcactttctctctctcgctctctcttggaaaccaaaacaatgacGATGACTCACCTGAATCGTCTGATCttgatctctcttctcttcgtcTCTTTACTTCTCAAATCCTCCACCGCTTCTTCAACCGTCGTCGACGAAGGAAACAGAACATCAAGAAACTTCCGTTACCGAACGCACCGATTCGTTCCGAGGTTTAACCACCACCCTTACCACGTGACTCCTCACCGTTCGTGTGATTCCTTCATTCGTCCTTACGCGCGTTCTATGTGCATTGAGCTTCAGAGAATCCACCGTAGCAGTCGGAAGCAGCCacttctttctcctcctcctccggaGATTGATCCAAGGTACGGCGTCGACAAAAGACTCGTCCCCTCTGGTCCAAACCCGCTTCACAACTAAAACCATATCCTCAAGTTtctatacatacatatatacagaAACATTTGTCacatattttctaatttaactCGTTTCTCGGATTTGTTCGAGAGAGATTTGTGTACTTTATAGCTAGAGTTATTTTGGCCCAAGAAGATGGTTCGTTAGTTCTTCTTGGTCTTCTTTGCGGAAATTTCTTATTTCTACTTTCTTGATCTTGTAATGGAGTCTTGCGTTATGGTAATATTGTAACTAAGCTATTTCCACGCTTGTTTTTGGGCTTTGTAGTGTGAAAACAATCTTGGAAATAGTGTATTTTTGCAAGGgactttcttttgtttttctaatgagaaaatgataaattatagttttgaaagcgaaaggagaaaaaaagatttagtaTGGTTGGGAGAGGAGAGGTGAAGAAACGCATGAGCTCCATTAATTTGGGAGCTGTATTTATGTAACTCTAAAGTTTCCATTGGtctatcaataaaaatttaaaaaggtTGATGGggcatatatatgttatgttcttctctttcgtGTGATATTTCGCtgtaaagatatttatttcgCTTGTCTCTGTCAATAGACAATAGTAAAAACTTTGCAAATAtagaaacttttatttataattttgccAACCAGATTTTCCTTTATCATTTTGCCAGCCAAATTTTTTATGTCTACTCATTTTTACAAATGTGGCACCGTCCACCATGTACGTGTTATCATCCGATTTAATCAACGGATTATAAGttgtagaaaatattatttattactcTTTATGAAAAGGAAAGTTatgaaagaaaatgtatatatcttAATGTTTATCGCCAAATTTATGGGATAAAAGTGTTTTAAGATGAGATGATGAATATAGTGCAAG
This sequence is a window from Arabidopsis thaliana chromosome 1 sequence. Protein-coding genes within it:
- the CLE9 gene encoding CLAVATA3/ESR-RELATED 9, with product MCFFCVAFISQFASTKYLPSLDFKLLLLQDHFSLSLSRSLLETKTMTMTHLNRLILISLLFVSLLLKSSTASSTVVDEGNRTSRNFRYRTHRFVPRFNHHPYHVTPHRSCDSFIRPYARSMCIELQRIHRSSRKQPLLSPPPPEIDPRYGVDKRLVPSGPNPLHN
- the CLE9 gene encoding CLAVATA3/ESR-RELATED 9 (CLAVATA3/ESR-RELATED 9 (CLE9); BEST Arabidopsis thaliana protein match is: CLAVATA3/ESR-RELATED 10 (TAIR:AT1G69320.1); Has 71 Blast hits to 71 proteins in 14 species: Archae - 0; Bacteria - 0; Metazoa - 0; Fungi - 0; Plants - 71; Viruses - 0; Other Eukaryotes - 0 (source: NCBI BLink).), coding for MTMTHLNRLILISLLFVSLLLKSSTASSTVVDEGNRTSRNFRYRTHRFVPRFNHHPYHVTPHRSCDSFIRPYARSMCIELQRIHRSSRKQPLLSPPPPEIDPRYGVDKRLVPSGPNPLHN